A portion of the Aphelocoma coerulescens isolate FSJ_1873_10779 chromosome 11, UR_Acoe_1.0, whole genome shotgun sequence genome contains these proteins:
- the CNEP1R1 gene encoding nuclear envelope phosphatase-regulatory subunit 1 produces the protein MNSLDQAEDLKAFERRLTEYIACLQPATGRWRMILIVVSVCTATGAWNWLIDPETQKVSFFTSLWNHPFFTISCITLIGLFFAGIHKRVVAPSIIAARCRTVLAEYNMSCDDTGKLILKPRPHVQ, from the exons atGAACTCCCTGGACCAGGCTGAGG ATCTCAAAGCTTTTGAAAGAAGACTTACTGAATACATTGCATGTTTGCAACCAGCTACAGGACGTTGGAGAA TGATTTTGATAGTGGTATCAGTCTGCACAGCAACTGGGGCTTGGAACTGGTTAATAGACCCAGAGACACAAAAG GTATCATTTTTCACATCCCTTTGGAATCACCCATTTTTCACAATTAGCTGTATTACCCTAATAGGCTTGTTCTTTGCTGGAATACATAAAAGAGTGGTGGCACCATCAAT TATAGCAGCCCGATGTCGAACTGTTCTGGCAGAATATAATATGTCCTGTGATGAT actggaaaattaattttgaaaccTAGGCCTCATGTTCAATAA